One window of the Salvelinus fontinalis isolate EN_2023a chromosome 2, ASM2944872v1, whole genome shotgun sequence genome contains the following:
- the LOC129826223 gene encoding myosin-9-like isoform X1 translates to MATDADKFLYVDRNMVNNPLAQADWATKKLVWVPSERLGFEAGSVKEERGEECLVELADSGKKVKVNKDDIQKMNPPKFSKVEDMAELTCLNEASVLHNLKERYYSGLIYTYSGLFCVVINPYKNLPIYSEEIVDMYKGKKRHEMPPHIYAITDTAYRSMMQDREDQSILCTGESGAGKTENTKKVIQYLAHVASSHKTKKDQTSSFLSHGELEKQLLQANPILEAFGNGKTVKNDNSSRFGKFIRINFDVNGYIVGANIETYLLEKSRAIRQAKDERTFHVFYYMLTGAGDKLRSELCLEGYNNYRFLVNGNVTIPGQQDKDLFTETLEAFRIMGIPEDEQIGLLKVVSSVLQLGNMSFKKERHSDQASMPDDTAAQKVCHLMGMSVTDFTRAILSPRIKVGRDYVQKAQTQEQAEFAVEALAKATYERMFRWLVMRINKALDKTKRQGASFIGILDIAGFEIFELNSFEQLCINYTNEKLQQLFNHTMFILEQEEYQREGIEWSFIDFGLDLQPCIDLIEKPASPPGILALLDEECWFPKATDKSFVEKVLQEQGTHSKFHKPKKLKDEADFCIIHYAGKVDYKADEWLMKNMDPLNDNVATLLNQSTDKFVSELWKDVDRIVGLDKVAGMSEMPGAFKTRKGMFRTVGQLYKEQLSKLMATLRNTNPNFVRCIIPNHEKKAGKLDPHLVLDQLRCNGVLEGIRICRQGFPNRIVFQEFRQRYEILTPNSIPKGFMDGKQACVLMIKSLELDPNLFRIGQSKVFFRAGVLAHLEEERDMKITDVIISFQAWCRGYVARKSFARRQQQLTAMKVIQRNCSAYLKLRNWQWWRLFTKVKPLLQVSRQEEEMQAKDDELSKVKERQEYAEIQLQEMEVKQHQLSAEKQALQEQLQAETELCAEAEEMRARLAAKKQELEEILHDLEARVEEEEERATHLQTEKKKMQQNITDLEQQLDEEEAARQRLQLEKVTTDSKLKKMEEDVMVIEDQNNKLMKEKKLMEERISEFTSNLTEEEEKSKSLQKLKNKHEAMITDLEDRLRREEKGRQELEKNRRKLEGDSTDLLDQIAELQAQIAELRAQLAKKEEELQAALARIEEEAAQKNLAQKKIREMEAQLSELQEDLELERAARTKAEKNRRDLGEELEALKTELEDTLDSTAAQQELRTKRETEVNQLKKVLEDEAKVHEQQVVEMRLKHSQAFDELNEQLEQAKRNKVSVDKTKQALESERNELAIELQTLMQGKGDSEHRRKKAEGQVQELQVKHGESERQRIELAERVAKMQAELETVNGLLSEVEGKSIKASKDCSTVGSQLQDVQELLQEETRQKLSMGTRLRQLEDEQNTLREQLEEEEEGKRNVEKQLLTVQAQLAEIKKKSEQEAGCLESAEEGKKRLQRDLEGLGQRMEEKCSAFEKLDKTKTRLQQELDDMVVDQDHLRQIVTNLEKKQKKFDQMLAEEKTISCRYAEERDKAEAEAREKETRALALTRELESLIDMKDEMDRANKLLRAEMEDLVSSKDDVGKSVHELEKSKRGMEQQLEEMRTQLEELEDELQATEDAKLRLEVNMQAMKAQYERDLAGRDEMGEEKKRQLVKQVREMELELEDERKQRSVAVAGRKKLELDLKELEAAIDMANKNRDEALKQLKKLQAQMKELLRELEDTRMSRDEIMAQAKENEKKLKSMEADMIQMTEELASAERVKRQAQQERDELQDEINNQAAKNALIAEEKRRLEARIAQLEEELEEEQCNTELVNDRLKRALLQTDQMTVELTAERSTSQRLEGARSQQERQNKELKLKLQELEGTVKSKYKATIAALEAKIAQLEEQVDIETRERQQASKLVRRTEKKLKEVVLAVDDERRNTEQYKDQSDKLNSRMKQLKRQLEESEEEAQRANANRRKLQRELEDATESADSMNREVSTLKSKLRRGDLPFTMRRIVSRAGIESDEESEPKSETPEPKTE, encoded by the exons TGCACAACCTCAAGGAGAGATATTACTCTGGCCTGATCTAC ACATACTCCGGGCTCTTCTGTGTGGTTATAAACCCCTATAAGAATCTGCCCATCTACTCAGAAGAGATTGTGGATATGTACAAGGGCAAGAAGAGGCATGAAATGCCCCCCCATATATACGCCATCACTGACACGGCCTACAGGAGCATGATGCAGG ACCGTGAAGACCAGTCCATTCTTTGCAC AGGAGAGTCTGGTGCTGGGAAGACGGAGAACACCAAGAAGGTCATTCAGTATCTGGCCCATGTGGCCTCTTCCCACAAGACCAAGAAAGaccag ACCAGCTCGTTCCTGTCACAT GGTGAGCTGGAGAAGCAGCTGCTGCAAGCTAACCCCATCCTGGAGGCCTTTGGAAACGGCAAGACTGTCAAGAACGACAACTCTTCCCGATTC ggaaAATTCATCAGGATTAACTTCGATGTCAACGGATACATCGTGGGGGCCAACATTGAAACCT ACCTGCTGGAGAAGTCCCGTGCCATCCGCCAGGCCAAAGACGAGAGGACCTTCCATGTCTTCTATTACATGCTCACTGGTGCTGGAGACAAACTGCGCT CCGAGCTGTGTCTGGAGGGCTACAACAACTACCGCTTCCTGGTCAATGGAAACGTGACCATCCCTGGCCAGCAGGATAAGGACCTGTTCACCGAGACCCTGGAGGCCTTTAGGATCATGGGCATTCCAGAGGACGAGCAGATTG GTCTGCTGAAGGTGGTGTCTTCCGTGCTCCAGCTGGGCAACATGAGCTTTAAGAAGGAGCGCCATTCAGACCAGGCCTCCATGCCTGACGACACAG CTGCTCAGAAGGTGTGCCACCTGATGGGCATGAGCGTGACAGACTTCACCCGTGCCATCCTGTCCCCCCGTATCAAGGTGGGCAGGGACTACGTGCAGAAGGCCCAGACCCAGGAACAGGCTGAGTTTGCAGTGGAGGCCCTGGCCAAGGCCACCTACGAGAGGATGTTCCGCTGGCTGGTGATGAGGATCAACAAAGCCCTGGATAAGACCAAGAGACAGGGAGCCTCCTTCATCGGCATCCTGGACATCGCTGGCTTTGAGATCTTTGAG cTGAACTCATTTGAGCAGCTGTGCATCAACTACACCAACGAGAAGCTGCAGCAGCTGTTCAACCACACCATGTTCATCCTGGAGCAGGAGGAGTACCAGAGGGAGGGCATCGAGTGGAGCTTCATCGACTTCGGCCTGGACCTGCAGCCCTGCATCGACCTCATTGAGAAGCCT GCTAGCCCCCCTGGTATCCTGGCCCTTTTGGATGAGGAGTGCTGGTTCCCCAAAGCCACTGACAAGAGCTTTGTGGAGAAGGTCCTGCAGGAGCAAGGCACCCACTCCAAGTTCCACAAGCCCAAGAAACTGAAAGATGAGGCTGACTTTTGCATCATTCACTACGCCGGGAAG GTGGACTACAAGGCTGACGAGTGGCTGATGAAGAACATGGACCCTCTGAACGACAACGTGGCCACGCTGCTCAACCAGTCCACTGACAAGTTTGTGTCTGAACTGTGGAAGGACG TGGATCGTATCGTGGGCCTGGATAAGGTTGCAGGGATGTCTGAGATGCCTGGTGCCTTTAAGACCCGTAAGGGCATGTTCCGCACGGTGGGCCAGCTTTACAAGGAGCAGCTGTCCAAGCTCATGGCCACTCTGAGGAACACCAACCCCAACTTCGTCCGCTGCATCATCCCCAACCACGAGAAGAAG GCTGGTAAGCTAGACCCCCACCTGGTTCTGGACCAGCTGAGGTGTAATGGTGTTCTGGAGGGGATTCGTATTTGCAGACAGGGCTTCCCCAACCGTATCGTCTTCCAGGAGTTCAGACAGAG GTATGAGATCCTCACTCCCAACTCCATCCCCAAGGGCTTCATGGATGGCAAGCAGGCCTGTGTGCTCATG ATCAAAAGCCTGGAGCTTGATCCCAACCTGTTCAGGATTGGTCAGAGTAAGGTGTTCTTCAGGGCTGGAGTGCTGGCTcacctggaggaggagagagacatgaagatcactgacgtcatcatcaGCTTCCAGGCCTGGTGCAGAGGCTACGTGGCCCGCAA GTCCTTTGCCAGGAGACAGCAGCAGCTGACCGCCATGAAGGTGATCCAGAGGAACTGTTCAGCCTACCTCAAACTCAGGAACTGGCAGTGGTGGAGACTCTTCACCAAG GTGAAGCCCCTGCTGCAGGTGAGCAGGCAGGAGGAGGAGATGCAGGCCAAGGATGATGAGTTGAGCAAGGTGAAGGAGAGGCAGGAGTATGCTGAGATACAGCTGCAGGAGATGGAGGTCAAACAGCACCAG TTGAGTGCCGAGAAGCAGGCCCTGCAGGAGCAGCTGCAGGCTGAGACTGAGTTGTGTGCCGAGGCTGAGGAGATGAGAGCCCGTCTGGCCGCTAAGAAGCAGGAGCTGGAGGAGATCCTTCATGACCTGGAGgccagagtggaggaggaggaggagagagccaCACATCtgcagacagagaagaagaagatgCAGCAGAACATCacg gacctGGAGCAGCAGTTAGATGAGGAGGAGGCTGCCAGGCAGAGGCTGCAGCTGGAGAAGGTGACCACAGACTCCAAGCTGAAGAAGATGGAGGAGGACGTCATGGTTATTGAAGACCAGAACAACAAACTCATGAAG GAGAAAAAGCTAATGGAGGAGCGTATCTCTGAGTTCACCTCTAAcctgactgaggaggaggagaagtccAAGAGCCTTCAGAAACTCAAGAACAAACACGAGGCCATGATCACTGACCTAGAGG ACCGCCTGCGCAGGGAGGAGAAGGGCCGTCAGGAGCTGGAGAAGAACCGGCGTAAGCTGGAGGGAGACTCTACTGATCTCCTTGACCAGATAGCTGAGCTGCAGGCCCAGATCGCTGAGCTCCGCGCCCAGCTGGCCAAGAAGGAGGAGGAGCTGCAGGCAGCCCTGGCCAG gattGAGGAGGAGGCAGCCCAGAAGAACTTGGCCCAAAAGAAGATCCGGGAGATGGAAGCCCAGCTGTCTGAGCTGCAGGAGGACCTGGAGCTAGAGAGGGCCGCACGCACCAAGGCTGAGAAGAACCGCAGGGACCTGGGAGAGGAGCTGGAGGCCCTCAAGACTGAGCTGGAggacacactggactccaccgcTGCCCAGCAAGAGCTCAG GACAAAGCGTGAGACTGAGGTGAACCAGCTGAAGAAGGTTCTAGAGGATGAAGCCAAGGTCCACGAGCAGCAGGTGGTGGAGATGAGACTGAAACATAGCCAGGCCTTTGACGAGCTCAACGAGCAACTGGAGCAGGCCAAGAGA AACAAGGTGTCGGTGGACAAGACTAAgcaggccctggagagtgagcGTAACGAGCTGGCCATTGAGCTGCAGACCCTGATGCAGGGGAAGGGAGACTCTGAGCACCGCAGGAAGAAGGCTGAGGGCCAGGTCCAAGAGCTACAGGTCAAACACGGAGAGAGCGAGCGCCAGAGGATTGAGCTGGCAGAGAGAGTGGCCAAGATGCAG GCTGAGTTGGAGACTGTCAATGGCTTGCTCAGTGAGGTGGAGGGTAAGTCCATCAAAGCGTCCAAGGACTGCTCTACTGTGGGGTCTCAGCTGCAGGATGTGCAG GAGCTGCTACAGGAGGAGACTCGTCAGAAGCTGTCCATGGGCACTCGTCTGCGTCAGCTGGAGGATGAACAGAACACTCTGAGAGAAcagctggaagaggaggaggaggggaagaggaacgTGGAGAAGCAGCTGCTCACCGTGCAGGCTCAG TTGGCAGAGATTAAGAAGAAGTCTGAGCAGGAGGCGGGCTGTCTGGAGAGCGCagaggaggggaagaagaggCTGCAGAGGGACCTGGAGGGGCTCGGCCAGCGGATGGAGGAGAAGTGCAGTGCCTTTGAGAAATTGGACAAGACCAAGACTCGTCTGCAGCAGGAGCTGGACGACATGGTGGTGGACCAGGACCACCTCAGACAGATCGTAACCAACCtggagaagaagcagaagaagttCGACCAG ATGCTGGCTGAGGAGAAGACCATCTCATGCCGCtatgctgaggagagggacaaggCTGAGGCTGAGGCCAGGGAAAAGGAGACCCGGGCCCTGGCTCTGACCCGCGAGCTGGAATCCCTCATTGACATGAAGGATGAGATGGACCGCGCCAACAAGCTGCTCCGTGCTGAGATGGAGGACCTGGTCTCTTCCAAGGATGACGTCGGCAAGAGT GTACACGAGCTAGAGAAGTCCAAGCGTGGCATGGAGCAGCAGCTGGAGGAGATGAGAACTCagctggaggagctggaggacGAGCTGCAGGCCACGGAGGACGCCAAGCTGCGTCTGGAGGTCAACATGCAGGCCATGAAGGCCCAATACGAGAGAGACCTGGCAGGACGAGATGAGATGGGcgaggagaagaagagacagcTGGTCAAACAG GTGCGGGAGATGGAGTTGGAGTTGGAGGATGAGAGGAAGCAGCGCTCTGTTGCCGTGGCAGGCCGTAAGAAGCTGGAGCTGGACCtgaaggagctggaggcagccatCGACATGGCCAACAAGAACCGTGATGAGGCCCTCAAACAGCTTAAGAAGCTCCAG gccCAGATGAAGGAGCTGCTGAGGGAGCTGGAGGACACTCGTATGTCCAGAGACGAGATCATGGCCCAGGCCAAGGAGAACGAGAAGAAGCTCAAGAGCATGGAGGCCGACATGATCCAGATGACAGAG gAGCTGGCTTCTGCAGAGCGTGTAAAGAGACAGGCCCAGCAAGAGAGAGACGAGCTGCAGGATGAGATCAACAACCAGGCCGCCAAGAA TGCTCTGATTGCCGAGGAGAAAAGGAGACTGGAGGCTCGTATCGCACAGctggaggaggagctggaggaggagcAGTGTAACACTGAGCTGGTCAACGATAGGCTGAAGAGAGCTCTGCTGCAG actgaccaGATGACTGTGGAGCTGACGGCAGAGCGCAGTACTTCCCAGCGCCTGGAGGGGGCCCGCTCCCAGCAGGAGCGCCAGAACAAGGAGCTGAAGCTGAAGCTGCAGGAGCTGGAGGGAACCGTCAAGTCCAAGTACAAGGCCACTATTGCCGCCCTGGAGGCCAAGATCGCCCAGCTGGAGGAGCAGGTGGACATCGAGACCAG GGAGAGGCAGCAGGCGTCCAAGCTAGTGCGCCGCACAGAGAAGAAGCTAAAGGAGGTCGTCCTCGCGGTGGACGACGAGAGACGCAACACAGAGCAGTACAAAGACCAG tcgGACAAGCTGAACTCTCGTATGAAGCAGCTGAAGAGGCAGCTTGAGGAGTCTGAGGAGGAGGCCCAGAGAGCCAACGCCAACCGCAGGAAACTGCAAAGGGAGCTGGAGGACGCCACCGAGTCAGCCGACTCCATGAACCGCGAGGTCAGCACCCTCAAGAGCAAGCTCAG GCGTGGGGACCTCCCCTTCACCATGCGACGCATTGTCAGCCGCGCAGGCATTGAGAGCGACGAGGAGAGCGAGCCCAAGAGCGAGACCCCCGAGCCCAAGACTGAATGA